TGAGGCACTACCTGGTGTGGTGCATAGCAGTCAGTGTTTTAGCTCTTTTCTTGCTGTGTATAAGCTCAGAATCCTTAACCTGACGCCCATTTTCATTCCCCCTACTCAGATTTCATCCGGGGTGTTGTGGACTCAGAGGACCTGCCTCTGAACATTTCTCGTGAGATGCTCCAGCAGAGCAAGATCCTCAAAGTGATCCGCAAAAACATTGTGAAGAAATGCTTGGAGCTCTTCTctgagctggcagaggacaAAGAGAACTACAAGAAATTTTACGAGGCTTTTTCCAAGAATCTGAAGGTGAGCTGGGCACCCTACacctggaggagggaagggccCATGATCCATATGCCTGAAGCAATCTTGTTCCTATGCTGTGTTTCCTCTGCATGGATGTTAGGATAAAGGGAGTGGGTCTTACGAATGCCTCCGAGTGCCTTTGCGGGCAGCTGTCCCCTCTGGCTGCCCTAGGCCAAAATGATCAGGAGGTGGGCAGATGGCTGTGCCTTAGGGGTGGCCAAGTGCATCCAAGTCCTATCCTGAAGACTTCATGCATCTCTTCTGCCCCCAGCTGGGCATCCATGAGGACTCCACCAACCGAAAACGCCTCTCGGAGCTGCTGCGGTACCACACGTCCCAGTCAGGCGATGAGGTGACTTCGCTTTCAGAGTACGTGTCCCGTATGAAGGAGAACCAGAAGAGTATCTACTATATCACAGGtgagccacagcttctctcagCCCTAGCAAAGTAGAGGCAGGTAACCTGTGTACAAACCctaatttaaaacttttcctgctgccttcagcaggcCATCCCTGCTGAATTACAGCTCATTCCTGGGGGCTGGGGAAAGGCCACCAGGCCTAGAACCGTGGCTGCTGCCAGTTTTATGTTAGGGGTCCCAGGTGACTGGTGCTGTTTGTCCTGCTGTAACCAGCTCTTACATCTTGGTGATGTTTCATTTCTACCCTCCACAAACACAGGGGAGAGTAAGGAGCAGGTTGCTAACTCGGCCTTTGTGGAGCGTGTGCGGAAGCGTGGCTTTGAGGTGGTATACATGACAGAGCCCATTGATGAGTATTGCGTGCAGCAGCTCAAGGAGTTTGATGGCAAGACCCTGGTATCAGTCACCaaagaggggctggagctgcctgaggacgaggaggagaaaaagaagatggaGGAGAGCAAGGCCAAGTTTGAGAACCTCTGCAAACTTATGAAGGAGATCCTGGACAAGAAGGTGGAGAAGGTGAGATGGGCAGGGAGCTTAGccctgggctggagggaggagggctgGGCCCTCCGTGCTGCAGGTGAGGGCCCCCACTCAATGCATGCCTCTCATCTCCTGCAGAGGAGCCGCTAAAGGAGACTGGAGGTCCCAGCATGCACCATCTTGCTCtaagcagccaggctgcaggtgaGGGGCACTGACCCAAATACGTGCATTTATGGGAGAGGGTAAGTGTGGGAATGCAGTGGGTGCTCTAAGTGCTGGCTGAGTTGTCCAGATTAGTCTGTGCAGCAGTCCTGGAGCTgcttggagcatctctgcttgcttcagggtgtccccaggtgaACCAGGGGCAAAGACTTGGGCTGTAGTGTGCTGTGGCTGGGCCCAGTCCAGGGCTTATGGGAGCCTTGCTCAGCTAACCCTTGGCTGTGTTGGTAGGTCACCGTTTCAAACCGGTTGGTCTCGTCTCCCTGCTGCATCGTCACCAGCACCTACGGTTGGACAGCCAACATGGAGCGCATCATGAAGGCTCAGGCACTGCGGGACAACTCTACCATGGGCTATATGATGGCCAAGAAGCACCTGGAGATCAACCCTGACCACCCAATTGTGGAAACCCTTCGCCAGAAGGCTGATGCTGACAAGAATGACAAAGCTGTTAAAGATCTGGTGGTGCTACTCTTTGAGACTGCTCTGCTGTCCTCTGGCTTCTCCTTGGAAGATCCCCAGACCCACTCCAACCGCATCTACAGGATGATCAAACTCGGGCTTGGTGAGTATCTGCAACCTCTCAAGCTTGGAGCAGGCCTGAAAGCCAGGTTAACTGGTCAGGCTAATGTCTTGGGGCAGGGCGAGGCCAGTAAGTGAGCCATGCTGGTGTGATGTGCCAAAGTGGCTCTGTACATAAGGTGGCCAGGAGAAAAGTGTAAACGTGGAACAAGGTATTTCAGGAGGGCTCAGGGCTCTGGGTGGACTGCCCTGTCTTCCACAACACCAGGAGCCACCACCAGGATGCTCAGATGACAAGCTGAGgctttttattccttcagaGTAAGTGTGAAATGTCTGTCATGAGTGATGTGACCCATCTGCTGAAACAGCTTGTGCTTGCACACAGCCTTTTCCTCCAAATTCACTATTTAGCTACAAATATAAGTCAGAAGATGCTGTGGCTTGGCACAACTAAGTTAGTAACTCTGTGTTGTCTAGTCTCAGTAGGAGTAGGGTCTTCTATTAGTCAAATTGCAGGTAAGGGGGTTGTATGATGGTGCAATTTTCTGTTCAGAGTACACTGAAACAGCAACCTGCAGTGTTGGAAACTGATGAGCTCTACGAGTCTTGCAACTGATTTAGTTGTGACTTGACAggatttactgcatttttttcctagagaaatGTTCATGGCTTAAACCACGTTCTCCTGGCTTAAACTCCAGGGTTTTGTGGTGCTGGGTGACAAGTCTTTTGTAGTTCATCTCTACTGGCTAAGGAGTGCACTCTAATGGCACAGGTAGTATCCATATACTAGTGTAGATGTTACTGGGAAGATGCTACTGATACAGGATTAATGCTGGAATTGACAATAACTTGTAACAATGTTGACTTGCATTCTATTAAgttttcagcctggaggaaaggagactgaggggtgacctcactgcAGCATACAGcttcctcacaaggggaagcagaggggccTGCATTGGTATcttctctggtgaccagtgacaggacctgagggaatgtCATGAAactgtgtcaggagaggtttaggttggatattaggaaaaggtttctTACCCAGAGAGTGGCTGGCCAAGGAACAGACTCCCCAGAGAAATGGTCACagtttggacaacactctgAGGCACGGGGTGTGATTCTTTGGAGCTGTCATGTGtagagccaggagctgggcttcagcaatccttgtgggtcccttccaaatcagaatattctatgattctgtgaactaCTGGATGCTAATAGCCCAATTCTTcaggctgggggcaggagcCAGGTTTATTcagggagaggctggacatCTGGGATCAGGTGTCATTTGGAGGCCTtacctcttcctttcctcccctctcccaggcaTTGATGAAGATGAGATGACTGCAGAGGAGCCCAGTGCAGCTGTCCCTGAGGAAATTCCCCCTCTGGAGGGAGATGAAGATGCGTCCCGCATGGAAGAGGTAGACTAAAGGAGGAAGGCTCTTCCTTCACCTGCCAGACCTCTGTATCATGTCTGCTTAGAAGATGGTCTGCTCCCACCAGCTGCTACTGACTCCTTGGTGGTGTCTATTTTTTTGGCTCTGTTtggttggggttgtttttggcAGGGTGCAGGAGGGCATGATTCCCTGTTTGTTAGTAGTGATTCAGGTAGCCTGAGGCCTGTCTGTTCTGTGTCTTTCTGCTTGTGTAGGAACAGCTGATGGGGAGTGGAGGTGTGAGGAGGCATCAGgcttctcctctccccctcaTGGAGTGTCCCATGTTACCAGTAGGCATCAAACACTGTCCTTATTCCATTGGGGTGGGAGAGCCCTtcctctgagctgctgcctccttgAAGCCCCAGGATAGCATAATGTATTTTGGCTGGGTTTTggttgattatttttcttgttttttgttCTACTGGAATTAAAGAATTGATGATTTACATGGCGGGGTCCCTTGTGTTTCATGCCTACTCTAATGAGGAAACTGTCTCAGCCTGTGCCTGAGGGCATTGGACTGTTGGTCTCTCCTGTGCCCTGACTGCTTTTCTGAGCCCTGCCTTAGGTGATCTTTACCTCTTCCACGGCAAGATGAAGTGGGTGGAAGGAACACATGACCTGCTGTGCAGGTGGGGTCATCTCCAAGGAACAGTAGTTctccacctgcagtgctgcatgcCCCACAGCCTGGGAGCAAACTTCCACTCTGCATGGGTCAGCTGggtgagctgtgccagggcctggtTTGATCTGAGCACCTCTGGGGCAGGACTGTGGCAGGAGCCATCTGCCTGTTCATGGCAGCGTGGAGCAGGGTGTGGAGTGACAGCTCAGGACTGTAGTCAAGCTGTCTCTCTTCAGCTATTGGCCAAAGACTCAGCTCCTTTCCTCCCACCCTCCAGCCTGCCCTTTCTGGCCTTCTGCAGCCATTGGGTGGTTGGCAGTATCTGGCTTCTTTCCATCTGTGTCCCAGATGACAAGCCTGGGACATCACCTCTGATTGAGCTGCCCCTTGCACTGAGCTCACACCCTGTGAGGTTTGTCAGCCCTGGCCACAATGGCTCTTGGGGTTTGTCAGGGAAAAGTGACACCGAGTTCTCTTGCTGCCTGCATGCCAGCTGCCACAGGCACAAAGTAGAATGGGCTTTAGCCAGTATCCATCTTCCAACAAGGAGGCAGAGCCTGCTGGAATCCCTTGCTGCACACCAAAACACTGACTGTGCTCCCAGTGTGGCAGCTGTGTGGGTGCAGCCTGCgaaggcagtgctggagctgagcaagCAAATGGTTTAAAAGTAGGATTTCTCTCTGGATAGGAAGGTGTTGCTAAATgctgaattaataaaaattaacttttaatgtttgggattttcttcttccactaatgtttttttaaaatctacattTAAATTAGAAAGGTTATCCCATTGTATCCTATTCCTAACCTGGCAatgtgggtttttgttgtttcagggtttttttaatcaaaggaAATCTCATTCCATTTTCAGTCTGTCAGCAGATGGTGGCTGCAGACATTTGGGCCAATTTGTAGGGCAGGATGAAAAGCTGTGAGGTTGCACAGGCACTTCCAAAAGCTCAGAGCTAGAAAAGGAGCACAGTAAAACTGCTGGAGAGCCAAGTGCTCTGAagcctgggctgtgctcagcaccagctctgGTATGCCTGCAGGCTCAGCTAAGTCACTACTGTCCCTAGTCTCCTCCTCTGTTTCTCTTGTGACCCTCACCTGAGTCTCCCCTTTCCCTAGCCCTCTTAGGCCCCAGTCCTGTCTCTGACCCCAGACTCACCCTAGCCTACACCATTTTTCACCAGGCCTCCCACATGTACCAGTAGGATGGACCATCCACacctccagcctctcctggccctggctgctgcagctaCACCCCACAAAGTGCTACAGCACTGGTGGCCCTGGCTGCCAGGTGCTCAGCAGGCCTCTGCATCACCTCTCTGTGGCAACACCCACTGGGCCTTCCTTAAGTTGCACCACGCAGGGAACCCAGGAGCCAAACTAGGCTCAGGCTAATGGCTCCTCCACCTGCCCACCAGCGTAAGCAGCATTCCAAACCTGGCTGTGCCTCCCCAGTTGTGTGTGCAAGAATCTCCTGTCAGGCTTTGCAGCTCTGAATGCAACCCTGGTTGAGACCAGCCTTGGCAAACACAGAGAGTCACCTGTGAATGGAAAGACAACTTTCCTGTCCCAGAGAGACTAGGGACACAGAAAGAGTTCAAAGTCTCTCCCCTCCTTCCAGGtacatggaaaaaaccccaaccagccaaaaaaaccccacatttacGCCCATGGCACTATATgcagcatatttttaatttaataaaataaaaagagaaaaaaagttgcCTTGCGAAAGTACCAAAACCTGCTGGTTTGTCAGTCAGGTTGTGTTGACGAGAAAAGGATTGACGAATAAAACCCAGGCTTCTGGCGAAGAACAGCTTtcactgctccatcccctgctgTCTGTGGAGCAGGAACAAGGCACCGCAAGCGGGCTCTGCCCCATGTCCCAACCCTCCAGGCATAGACTCTGGCCAGCCCCTGGGAAAACCAGGGCCAGTGCCTCCAGATGGCAGGAAAAAGAGGGGTTGTTTGTGCTTGTCTGAATGGCAACTGCAAAGCCCAgaaaccatggcactgagggACCCCGAGGTGGTGCTGGGGCTTCTGGGCAGCGCAGCCTTTGGCCTGTAACAGCAGCAGATGAAACCAAAAAGCAACCTCGAAGGACTTGGCAAGCCTTGGGAACTGCACTGGCCAGCTCAGGTGCTGCATAAAAATCAGCCTGGGCTGAGGGGAGCAAAGAAAAGTGTCTTGGAGCAGGGGTGAAGAATTGATAAAACCAAACTGGGAGGTACTGGCTTTCACTGCGGTGGCCTCCCAGAGCAGATCCCAGGCCTGGGGTAGGATAGGCTGGGAGTCCTTCCCTTAGCTGTGCCTGTACTACCCAGAGCCCCTCCTGGAATGGAGGAAGAGCACTCCCCACCCTTCGATGGGCTCAGCTTGGGACTTGCCTCACTTAAGAGGTGTTTCAAAAAGAAACCTAGTGTTTTGCTTGCCCTTTCCTCCTGCCAAGCTCTGTAGTACTAACAGAAATGGAGGAGCATTAGCCAGAGGCAAGACAGTACCAGGGAAGAGTTCCCTTGTTCATCAGTGACTTTGGGGAGAAGCCACAAGACAGAGGTGGGGCAGGAATACCAGCAGCCCCATGCTGGTGTGCCCCCAGGCCTGTGCCTTGGCTTAAGTCTTTGACCTATTAAGGCAAATGGAAAGGTTTGGAGCTGCATCAGCCCAGAGCATTTCctgggcttttccagcccctttcccaggaaaagcaggtgGAAAACTGAGTCACTGGTCTTGCCCATCCATACCCCACTCTTCTCCTCAGTGGGTTTTGAGAAATCAAGCGAACACTGTCGAGTGGAGGCAGGACAGCTGGCATGGCTTAAATGCCATGGCCTCAGCTTCCTTAGACCTTTTGTACAGGGGTCTCGCCTGGCGGGAGCTTCTTGCTGCGCTTCTTCATGCGGCTGCGGGCGTAGACACGGAGAAAGAGGGCCATGAAGACAACAGCTATGCCCAGCCCACCCACAACAGTGACAGTGTGCCCGTAgatgaggcaggagaggaggatgGCAAAGGCCTGTCGGAGTGTCATGATGATGGTGAAGACAGCTGCCCCGAACTGGTTGATGGTGTAGAAGATGAAGAGCTGGCCGCAGGCAGAGCACACGGAGAGCAGCATGGCGTGGGCGGTGAACTCTGAGTGGCGGGCCATGAAGCGCAGCGACTCCAGCAAGGCACCCTGCTCCAAGAGCGAGCCCACGGtgaaaaggcaggagaagacATTGACGCCAAACATCATCTGCACAGGAGACATCTTGTAGGTGAAGAGAGCGTCCTGCCAGTTGGAGGTGAAGCTGTCGAAGATTATGTAGCCAGCCAGGAGCACTATGCCAGAGAAAGTGGTGACAGTGGACACCGTCCTGTTAGGAGCGCTGGAGAGCAGGAACATGCTGACCCCCACAGAGATGAGGGCGGCAGTCAGGTACTCCCAGTACTCGTAACTCTTGCGTGACACCAGTTTGCCCATCATCATCACTGGGATCACTTTGGAGGCCTTGGCCAGCACTTGGGTGGGGAAGCTGATGTATTTGAGTGCCTCATACTGACACCAGCTGCTGAGGATGttggagagggaggcaaaggAGTATTTGTACATAGGAGCCCCATGGCGTGGCTGCTTGGTCAGGGCGCAGTACAGACCAGCCACTGTGAAGGCCAGGATGCGGTTCATGAACACTAGGAACTGGGAGTCCTTGAACTTCTCACCAGGGTCTGTTTCAGTGGCACCATATGTTCTCGTCATCACACGCTCCTGGAGGACACCCCATGTGAGGTAGGAGGCCTGTAAAGCAGCAGGAGCGCAGGGAGAGTCAGGACCCacaacagcagctgccagcaacAACAGGAAGAACTGAGCCCAGGAgatccttcctttccccagtgTTGCATCATTCTCTGCATGGCAATGCTTCCCTGAGACGATGGGAGATGCGACCACCCCCCACTCCACCCATCTGAGGGAACCCGCTGTCCCATGTGGTTACAACCAGGAACATCCTGTTCCAAACAAAACCTGCTCAGTGTACAGGGGAGAAAAGTCCACAATGCAAACATCCTGGGGAGAGCGAGCAGTTACTCTTTGAGCTACTTTAAGCCTGTGGAACCAGACTGACAGAATCAGGGAATGTTACTGATACACAGCTGTGGTTTTGTGCCAGCTCCCTGCGGCAGGTCCTGGCAGTTTTCCCAGTGGCCTCTGCATTGGTTTTCACTTCCAACTCCCCAGCCTTAGATTTTACATTCAAATCAATTCTAGTTTCAAACCCAGCAGACAAAATTGTCCA
The window above is part of the Corvus moneduloides isolate bCorMon1 chromosome 3, bCorMon1.pri, whole genome shotgun sequence genome. Proteins encoded here:
- the SLC35B2 gene encoding adenosine 3'-phospho 5'-phosphosulfate transporter 1, translating into MLASLPAMAAGEEITPALQDSWGDFWLFRFFVNAAGYASIVVPGFLLIQYFKRRNYLETGRGICFPVIKSCVFGSEVKSVHQDDGSLPPRAEPTESSTARQVLKLLFCAAGLQASYLTWGVLQERVMTRTYGATETDPGEKFKDSQFLVFMNRILAFTVAGLYCALTKQPRHGAPMYKYSFASLSNILSSWCQYEALKYISFPTQVLAKASKVIPVMMMGKLVSRKSYEYWEYLTAALISVGVSMFLLSSAPNRTVSTVTTFSGIVLLAGYIIFDSFTSNWQDALFTYKMSPVQMMFGVNVFSCLFTVGSLLEQGALLESLRFMARHSEFTAHAMLLSVCSACGQLFIFYTINQFGAAVFTIIMTLRQAFAILLSCLIYGHTVTVVGGLGIAVVFMALFLRVYARSRMKKRSKKLPPGETPVQKV